The window ctacttttaaattaatataCTGTAATTTGTAGTAAAAGCATATCAATTCCTCTTGTTACAGCTAAATGAAGTAAATGGtctttttttttatcacttCCAAACTATCATGAGCTATTACAGAAAGATTCTCTTGAGTTTGGGGCTTTACAGTTTGCTATTTAAGTTTAGGACTGTTCAAAACATAGATTTTGGCTTGTTTTAAAGGCTGTTTATTGATATTTGCAATCATTTTTCCAACCAGAATGTCAAGTTTTGAGCAGTTTCACGTTGACTTTTACCAGTCTAATTATACCATAGAGGACCAGGAAGAAGGTTGCAACAGCAATGGCTCAGACAAAAACCTCTGTGAAAGCAGAAAGTAAGTGTGGGTGTTCCTTCAGCTTCCCCCTTCAACAGATGGTGGTTCTGGGGCTGGCCTTCGTgcttgcagcagcaggaaagaagTTCAAGACATCATCTAGACTTTCAGAAAGGCAGAATGTTTATAAGCgaatttttcctttcaaaggatTTGATTTTGTGCTACTTTTATCAGTAGAGGTGTTACAGGTTGTTTACCTGACAGGAGTAACTGAGCTGCATGTTATTAATGTGAAATTTAGACTGCATATTGCAGGAAATTATTTGGGATCCTTCTGAGATTCAAGGAAAAATATCTGAATGTATCTGAGGAGTGTCACCAGGCTGCTGGGCAAAAAAGCCAAGTGCCTGGATGTGGGAGTGGGTGGGGGGACTGTAGGGTTCTGGCAGGCTGGCAAGGAGCTCTGCCCGCTTGCAGAGGGAGCTGCaaaggcacaggcagcagctcagctctcacTGCCCACAGGGAGGATTGGACCCAGAAAAATTCCATGTTCCCCAAACTGAAAATAGGTGAAAAGTAGGTGGAACGTGGTGAGTAGCTGTAAGATGtgtgagaagcagctgctcactttgaaaatttaaaaaggtttaataagccttatcaaaaatacaacaaaagactacataaggaaaaagctgcagcactgggaattgCCCCTCGTGCTCACCACGTGGCTGGTTCATCTTCAAGAtggatgctcagtcttttatacccctgggggTTGCATCAGCCAACCCagccctcccaaagtctgtcagtcagctcttctttgccatttatcagtggagactgctttcttgtaacttgattggaggtcaggtgttgccatgctgcTCCCCCTGAGCaccaagcttttccattcccaagTGCCCCAGGTAAGGGACACATGTGCAGCCTTCTCTCTACTTGTCCtagacagcccaggctgtctgatggTCACAATATAGGGGGGGAAAATGGAactatggggagaacagaggacatctaaactacataacataactatacatcattaaagcttttcttaatattcacacaatagttatcCCTTAATTGCAagagccaatcatctcattatATAACAGACGTTTCTCACTGTAGTTATGAGTTTGGCTGTGCTTTGCTCCTTGTCCTAGGAGCCAGGCAGAAGGGCAGCCTGCAGGCAGGGCGTTTGTGCCAGCAGACATGCTGCTGTCCCCGCAGAGCTACTCGGGCCAGATTCTGCAGCCAGCCTACAGTCCCGACGCTCCTTCCCAGCTTGGTTACGTCGACACATTTGACGAGGAACCGCCTTTGCTGGAAGGTAAAACTGTGAAAAACACGTTCGCTCTCTtgtgaaaattcaaaaagtTCGATAAAGGACAATAGGAgacaggggctgcagagcaaaGGTTATCACAGCCGGGTGCACGTTGGCACTCAGCCAAGAGCACACTTATCTTCGGGGACACCCTTTAAATACCTTGTCCCTTACATCTGCCtcttgcatattcatagactcTTATGCATAGTAAACTTTTCCTTCAAACTAGTTTACATGTCCTAAGAATTATTTAGTATATCTCCTCTTTGGATTTGCCTTTTTAGAGCATGTGTATTCTTCAGCTGTGCTTTTAGTCTTTTTTTATCATTATCCTCAGTTTTGGCTCTGGCTCACACTGTCTTCAGACGgtgagtgctgatagttggctTATCTGTAGCAGGTGTTTTCTTCATGTGTTCAATGGATGTTATCTCATCTAAGCAGGTATTTTAACACAAGTATGCTTatatcagctatttcactactatgtctaagcttaattaacaacagaaataaaaactatgtCTTTATAACAAAGTACTTAAACATTacacatataaaatccattttcataTTTGCAAAAAcccaatattataatatgtatctGTAACAAAGCTAATCCCACAGAGGACATGCAGGATTCCTGGGGGTGCCTCTAACTTTTCTTTGCCAGCTAGAGGATGGAACTCACTAGAGAAACTGAAGCAGAGCTGGCGAGCCTTGCCGTGTGAGCTTCAGCCAAAGCTCCTGGCGGCcaaatctgcattttctcctTCGAATCCGCCATGGATTCCTGCAGCCTTGAGCCTAGAGCAGATATACTGTGCCACCGCTAGATGACAGCAGAACAATAGTTTTGCATTCACGTTTCCAAAATTGTTTCCACTCGTGTTTATCTTCCGCACATATCGGAATATCTGTAACTAATGAAGATGAATAATCATCTTTTTTTGCGTATCTAGTAATAGATTTAGTAGTTTGCAGATGCTAAGTCGCTTGTTTCAGTGGGGAAGGAATTGAGAAAGCTGCTTTCAGTTTCAATTAGTTGATCGTTTAACTATATGAGCAATGTCGTTCTTTATGATGATTGACCATTCTAATGCTAGCGGCTGATTTTGTCGCTAGCAAAATACTTGTGctgtattaggaaaaaaaaaaaaaaggagaatttgtcTGTAATTATTTCAGCATAGTATAAAACGAGCATATTCAGCCTGCTAGTTTGGCATATTGGAAGGCAGCTGGAGTTTCTACTACTCAAAAGGGACTACTACTGCCTTAAAGCCAGCAAGATCATTCTGTTTGATATAGACAACTGCTAGATCTCTACCTCTAAAACCCCCAACAATTTAACTCCCCATGTGGTTCACCCTGGGAAAAGGATGTTGTAATACAACTGCTTATGATCTGCAAGGCTTTAGAGATATTCCTATCTGTGTACCACATAAATCTGACCAAAACCACACATTTTAATGCAGAATAGCTTTATATGTGCAATGTTTTGACTGAGCTCAAGACAATGGAGAGTAAAGACTTGGCTTTCCCAACAGATCTAACACATTGTCAGCCTCAGCCATTCTGGCAGTAGATGTGAACCTTATTTTCCCCTTACTGGATAATCTCAGGGAAGATGATTACTTGTGCAAGCTGAAGTGTTCCTCCAGAAGTTATAAGATAAAAATTTGCCTCAGCAAATTTAATGGCAGGATTTCCATCACCTTTAATGGGACagaattttgttctgtttcttggGGTCTCACTAATTTCTTTTTAGGTGCAAAcatcccccccgccccccccccccccccgaaaaaccaaacaaaaaacaaacaaacaaacaaacaaagcacaCTACAAACCCCCGAGGTTATAAAGCACTATATAAAGTAGTATAAACTTGCCTTGAAGGAACAAATGtcatttttaagtgcttttgGCAGTTCAGGCTTTAGACACATTTCTTGTCAAATTTTCCAGAATTTAAGCATATATCTCCATCCTCAGTGTTGCAGAGTATCCTAAATTCTGCAGTTATTGCTAATTAATGTGTTTTTCAACATTCATGTTAGTGTGGCATTAGATACACTGGTTTTAAATATaggaaaaacaaatattaaCTCAAAAATGCAGGGGCCATTTTTTGCTTCACTGACTAAAATTGGATTTATTCCAATAATATTCCAATTTAGAATGAAAACTGACTCTCAAATATACTGAGTACGTAGCAGGGACATTATCTTCCTAATACAGAATATGTCATCCtacaatattttcttctctgaagcatTTGTTTGTAGTTTTGTGGTATCTAATGGATTTTTGTAAAAGTGTTGTTTTCTTGTGAGCAATTAACAAAATCCTGAAATTTCTTGTTGCAGAACTTGGGATCAATTTTGAGCATATATGGCAGAAAACATTAACAGTTCTAAACCCAATGAAGCCTGCAGATGGCAGCATTATGAATGAGACAGACCTCACTGGACCTATGGTTTTCTGTTTGGCCCTTGGAGCAACATTGCTGATGGTAGGATGTCGTAGAAATCCTCAGGGATTTATTTTCTAACAAGCTCATGCCTAGGTGATAATGAGTGTGAAGCTGCAGAAGATGTAGTGCCAGCATAAAAAGAGTCATTTGCTGCCAGTTATTCTGGGATTATGTGTTAAAAAATTCTTCCTACTTTGAAAGCACCTGcataaaatttaaatgtaatGTAAAGGTGACACAGGTAAAGTGATGTATTATTTCCAGTAGAAAGAGGAGACCAcaccatttttggggtggaatttaATATGAGCAAAGGACAGATCTGTGCCATATATAATCTGGAAAGGCTTTGAACAGGTTTTAAAGGAGAGAATAAAAAGGTATAgcaggccagcccagcccagtttTTTTAACACTCTTGCTACTTTTTTGGAATTATCTTCTTTCAATGTTATTTTAGAGAGTGCAGAGACAGATcgaataaaaataatatttgtgcAACAAGAATAATTAGAGACAAAAGAAATGGAAGCAGTCTTTTCCCACCCACCCCCTTAAATTTGCAATACCTTCCTATAAATTTTGCTAGTACTTTCTTATTTTGTATTCTTTGTTCTGTCTTGTCTGCTTAACAAAATATAGTAGCCTGTATTTGACCTCCTTCTTCTTTATGAAAATAGCTTCCCTACAGGAGGAAAGTTAAAAGGGTTATACAGAACTCCAAATTCATCTTTATATCCCTGGCAACAGGGGCTCCAGTGTTGCTGAAGTACAGCTCTGACTGCCAACAGCAATTCATCAGGCAGCAGTAAGGTGGGACCATTCTGGGAAGGGCTTTACTGCCCTGCAACTGAGGTGAGAGGAAAGGGGCTCTAATTCTCCATTTCCTCTGTGATAAATAGTGCTGAATCAGAAGATTCTTGAAAGATCTTACTCAATTTGTAATGTCAGTGCAGTACCTTGAATGTGCAAACTGCTATATAAATGGCAAGTAGTATTATTATTTATGttcctataaaaataaaaatcttttaaaagggtggaaagggcaggaggaaagggaattaaaaaaaaagaggtgggAAGCTAGAAAAGACAGGCTATTTTCCACCTGGAGAAATAAATGTATGAGGGTAGTAAAAAGAGAAAGCTGAATTTATTATAatcaagaaaatgaaaggaaagctAAAAGAATGAACggaaaaaatgtttcctgttGATTTTTCTCCCTGAATAGCCAACAGTGATAATGAATATTAAACTATTATTattgaaataaattactttaattaTCATACTTTTACTGAGATATTACACATTTTAGGTG is drawn from Haemorhous mexicanus isolate bHaeMex1 chromosome 4, bHaeMex1.pri, whole genome shotgun sequence and contains these coding sequences:
- the YIPF7 gene encoding protein YIPF7 → MSSFEQFHVDFYQSNYTIEDQEEGCNSNGSDKNLCESRKSQAEGQPAGRAFVPADMLLSPQSYSGQILQPAYSPDAPSQLGYVDTFDEEPPLLEELGINFEHIWQKTLTVLNPMKPADGSIMNETDLTGPMVFCLALGATLLMAGKVHFGYVYGMSAIGCLAMHALLNLMSTSGVSHGCVASVLGYCLLPMVILSSAAVVFSLQGTPGTVLALFIIGWCSLSASKIFTSALAMEGQQLLIAYPCALLYGLFALLTVF